The Thermosynechococcus sp. CL-1 genomic interval CCCCAAGTAAATCTGCATGGCATTAAAAATGTCCTTGAGGGGAATCCCCAAGGCAAGGGCGCGGGTGCGATCGACCGTTACATTTAACTGGGGGGCATTAATGGCAAAGGGGGTATTCACTGACACAAGGCCAGGGGTTGCATTGGCTTTGAGGATTAGCTCGTTCACTGAACTCGCAAGGGCTTCAAGGCCGAGACCCTGCTGATCCATCACCTGCATATCAAAGCCGCCAAGGCCGCTGCCACCAAGGTTAATGGTCGGCACATTGGATGCAAACACCACTGCTCCGAGTTCACCCACGACGGCCTTCTGAAACTGGGGCAGCAACTGATCAAGGGTTGGCCGCTGTGACCAAGGCTTGAGACTCGTAAAGATAATCCCCTTGTCTGAACCTGTGCCGAAGAAGCTAAAACCGCCAATGGCAAAGGTATGTTCGACCGCTGGATTTTGGGCGATCGCGTCCGCTGCTTTGAAGACAATATTGCTCGTGTATTCGAGGGACACCCCCTGAGGCGATTGCACAAGGGTAACAAAATAACCTTGATCCTCTTGGGGGACAAAGCCACCGGGAACAATCTGAAACAGCCCGTAGGTCACCCCCAGCAGTGCCACAAAGCCTGCCAGCACCCAGTATTTTAGGCGCACGACCACAGTCAGGTTGCGTTCATAGCCCCGTCGCATTGTATCGAGAAAGCGGTTAATCCAGCGAAACAAAATAAAGTTCGCCATCGGGGGGCGTTCCCGCCGCAGGAGCAGGGCGCACAAAGGGGGAGAGAGGGTTAAAGCATTAAACGTAGAAAGGGCGATCGCAAAAACAATCGTCAAAGCAAACTGCTGATAGAGCCGCCCAGTGACCCCCGGAAAAAAGGCCACAGGGATAAAGACCGCCATCATCACCAACGAGGTGGCAATCAGTGCCCCTGTCACTTCCTCCATCGAGCGACTGGCAGCTTCTTGGGGGGTCATGCCCTCGTCTTCCATCAGGCGAGTGACATTTTCCACGACCACAATGGCATCATCCACCACCAGCCCCGTGGCCAGCACCAGACCAAACATGGTCAAGCTATTGATTGAGAAGTCAAAAGCCTTCATAAAGGCAAAGGTGCCCACCAAGGAAACGGGAATCGTGATCGAGGGAATGATCGTGGCACGCCAATCCTGCAAGAACAAAAAGATCACGGCAATGACAAGGATGATGGCCACAATGAGTGTAATGACCACCTCTTTGATTGATTCCTGTACCGCATCCGTGGTGCTAAATCCCACGCTCCACTTCAGACCGGGGGGAAATTTCTCAGCTAAAACAGCCATCTCCGCTTCGACAGCGCGGGCAATGTCGAGGGCATTGGCACCACTGAGTTGATAGATACCAATCCCAACGGCGTCACGGCCATCAAACTGAAAGTTGGTGTTGTAGTTTTGTGCTCCTAGCTCGGTGCGACCGACATCGCGAATGCGAATCACAGAACCATCGTCGCCGCGCTGAATAATAATGTCGGCAAACTCTTCTTCTGAGGCCAAGCGACTTTGGGCTTGAATGGAAATTTGAAACTCCTGTCCCTCTGGTGCTGGGGGGGCACCAATAATCCCGGCTCCCACTTGGACATTTTGATCGGAGAGGGCACGCACCACATCCTGAGCCGTCAGACCGCGACTGGCTAAGCGA includes:
- a CDS encoding efflux RND transporter permease subunit → MISDFFIKRPVFATVCSLLIILVGTIALPTLPIEYYPNVTPPTIQVSANYAGANAETVETNVTTILETQINGVEGMDYIDSSSNSFGNSNITITFTEGYDENIAAVDVNNLVASVTSQLPPEVINTGVNVRKSTNQIVLALALYPEEGYNYDATFISNYATLYVVQPLQRLKGVGQVQVFGQRTYAMRIWLDPNRLASRGLTAQDVVRALSDQNVQVGAGIIGAPPAPEGQEFQISIQAQSRLASEEEFADIIIQRGDDGSVIRIRDVGRTELGAQNYNTNFQFDGRDAVGIGIYQLSGANALDIARAVEAEMAVLAEKFPPGLKWSVGFSTTDAVQESIKEVVITLIVAIILVIAVIFLFLQDWRATIIPSITIPVSLVGTFAFMKAFDFSINSLTMFGLVLATGLVVDDAIVVVENVTRLMEDEGMTPQEAASRSMEEVTGALIATSLVMMAVFIPVAFFPGVTGRLYQQFALTIVFAIALSTFNALTLSPPLCALLLRRERPPMANFILFRWINRFLDTMRRGYERNLTVVVRLKYWVLAGFVALLGVTYGLFQIVPGGFVPQEDQGYFVTLVQSPQGVSLEYTSNIVFKAADAIAQNPAVEHTFAIGGFSFFGTGSDKGIIFTSLKPWSQRPTLDQLLPQFQKAVVGELGAVVFASNVPTINLGGSGLGGFDMQVMDQQGLGLEALASSVNELILKANATPGLVSVNTPFAINAPQLNVTVDRTRALALGIPLKDIFNAMQIYLGSLYVNQFTIFARSYQVIVQADKQFRSNPDDINRIYVRSEQNALIPLSNLVTIEQVSAPPIIYHHNLFRSAEVTGQNVPPLSDSQAMMTMASLAQEVLPNGIGYSWTGLSLESTRSAGQAPLIFGLGLVFVFLVLSAQYESYIDPLIIILSVPLAIMGALLAQWLRGLSNDVFCQIGLVMLIGLASKNAILIVEFANQIRESKGTSIVKSVINAAEERLRPILMTAISFILGIFPLVIATGAGAKSRHSLGTSVTGGMLAATFLSFFVVPIIYILIKELVARLTKEKLEEATPTES